The proteins below are encoded in one region of Buttiauxella gaviniae:
- a CDS encoding alpha-glucosidase, giving the protein MANWWKEAVAYQIYPRSFKDSNGDGIGDLNGITEKLDYLKDLGIDLIWICPMYKSPNDDNGYDISDYQEIMAEFGTMADFDRLLEEVHARGMRLIIDLVVNHTSDEHPWFLESRSSRDNPKRDWYTWRDGKNGAEPNNWEGIFKGSTWELDEKTGQYYLHLFTRRQPDLNWENHDVRRAVYEMMRWWLDKGIDGFRIDAIAHLKKEPLLADVPNPDKLRYAPSMKSHLNYDGLLDYVDDMSRNVLQHYDIVTVGEMNGLYAEHAEEWVGEHRNRLSMVFQFEHVRLWEPEAGLRPEPKVLKKIFTAWQEALEGKGWNALYVENHDLTRITSRWGDTEHHWRESATCIAALYFLMQGTPFIYQGQEIGMTNTRFSGLADFDDVSAKNMWREMEEQGKSDEEIIAFLTNTGRDNSRTPMQWNTWPNAGFSEVKPWYHVNANFEMINVASQQQDPDSVLNFYRSLIQLRKQERALIYGRYILELGDHEQIYAYRRVLEGDEFVVLCNMSSKSARWLESELPLAGAKCLLGNYPQADETYRLHPWEARVYKTR; this is encoded by the coding sequence ATGGCGAACTGGTGGAAAGAGGCGGTGGCCTACCAGATTTATCCGCGCAGTTTTAAAGACAGCAACGGGGACGGCATTGGCGACCTGAATGGCATCACCGAAAAACTCGATTACCTCAAAGACCTCGGCATCGATCTAATTTGGATTTGCCCGATGTACAAATCCCCCAACGACGATAACGGCTACGACATCAGCGATTATCAGGAGATCATGGCGGAATTTGGCACGATGGCCGATTTTGACCGCCTTCTGGAAGAAGTTCATGCCCGAGGAATGCGCCTGATTATCGACCTTGTGGTGAACCATACATCCGACGAACACCCGTGGTTCCTCGAATCCCGTTCATCGCGCGATAACCCAAAACGCGACTGGTACACCTGGCGAGACGGCAAAAACGGCGCGGAACCCAACAACTGGGAAGGGATCTTCAAAGGATCTACCTGGGAGCTGGACGAAAAAACCGGGCAGTATTATCTGCATCTGTTTACCCGCCGCCAGCCGGATTTGAACTGGGAAAACCACGATGTGCGCCGCGCGGTATACGAGATGATGCGCTGGTGGCTGGATAAAGGCATCGACGGATTCCGTATCGATGCCATCGCCCATCTGAAAAAAGAGCCGCTGCTGGCCGACGTACCGAATCCGGACAAACTGCGCTACGCGCCATCCATGAAAAGCCATCTGAACTACGACGGGCTATTGGATTATGTCGACGATATGAGCCGCAACGTGCTCCAGCATTACGATATTGTTACCGTCGGCGAAATGAACGGCCTGTATGCCGAACACGCCGAGGAGTGGGTGGGTGAGCACCGTAACCGGCTCAGTATGGTGTTCCAGTTCGAGCATGTGCGCCTGTGGGAGCCCGAAGCGGGGCTGCGCCCGGAACCTAAAGTACTCAAAAAAATCTTCACCGCCTGGCAGGAAGCACTAGAGGGAAAAGGCTGGAATGCGCTGTATGTCGAAAACCACGACCTGACGCGCATCACTTCGCGCTGGGGCGACACCGAACACCACTGGCGGGAAAGTGCGACCTGCATCGCAGCGCTCTACTTCCTGATGCAGGGCACGCCGTTTATCTACCAGGGGCAGGAAATCGGTATGACCAATACCCGTTTTAGCGGGCTGGCCGATTTTGATGACGTGTCAGCGAAAAACATGTGGCGCGAAATGGAAGAGCAGGGCAAAAGCGACGAAGAAATTATCGCATTTCTGACTAACACCGGGCGCGATAACTCCCGCACGCCGATGCAGTGGAACACCTGGCCCAACGCCGGATTCAGCGAAGTGAAACCCTGGTATCACGTCAATGCTAATTTCGAGATGATCAACGTTGCCAGCCAGCAGCAAGACCCGGATTCGGTGCTCAATTTTTACCGCTCGCTTATCCAGCTACGCAAACAGGAACGGGCGCTGATTTACGGGCGTTATATACTGGAACTGGGCGATCACGAACAAATTTATGCTTATCGCCGCGTGCTAGAGGGCGACGAATTTGTGGTGCTGTGCAATATGTCGTCGAAATCTGCCCGCTGGCTGGAGTCAGAATTACCGCTCGCTGGGGCGAAATGTTTGCTGGGGAATTACCCGCAGGCCGATGAAACATATCGGCTACATCCATGGGAGGCGCGGGTTTATAAGACCCGTTAA
- a CDS encoding glycoside hydrolase family 13 protein: protein MDNKGWHNAVVYQIYPRSFMDSNGDGIGDINGIISKLDYLQQLGINLIWLSPVYRSPMDDNGYDISDYEDIAAEFGTLAEMETLIAEAKARDIHILMDLVVNHTSDEHPWFIEALKSPTNPYRDFYIWRKPAADGGPPNDFRSYFGGSGWAFDETSGEYYLHQFSKRQPDLNWENPRVHEEVHAMMNRWLDKGIGGFRMDVIDLIGKEVDAQIMANGKNLHALIRQMNRATFGKGDYVTVGEAWSASPEDALLYSDADREELSMVFQFDHIKQFWDEHAGKWRSRPFELAAFKATIDKWQTALAHEGWNSLFWSNHDLPRAVSKFGDEGEFREASAKMLGTALHCLKGTPYIYQGEEIGMTNVRFGNIDEYRDIESLNLYKERLEAGTSHEEMMLGIHANGRDNARTPMQWDDSPNAGFTTGTPWIAVNPNYREINVAAALAEPDSILWHYQKLVALRKQYPILVYGDFQQVLPEHPQVFAWLRTLGDEHLLVVNNFCAEYLTLEIPQAIQNWHGECLISNYAPRDQLAVSLELQPYESFALLIGR, encoded by the coding sequence GTGGACAATAAAGGGTGGCACAACGCGGTGGTGTACCAAATTTACCCGCGCAGCTTTATGGACAGCAACGGCGATGGCATCGGTGACATCAACGGCATCATCAGCAAACTCGACTACCTGCAACAGCTCGGTATCAACCTGATTTGGCTCTCGCCGGTCTACCGCTCGCCGATGGACGATAACGGCTACGACATCTCCGACTACGAGGATATCGCCGCCGAATTCGGCACCCTCGCCGAGATGGAAACCCTGATAGCCGAGGCGAAAGCCCGTGATATCCACATCCTGATGGATCTTGTCGTTAACCACACGTCCGATGAACATCCCTGGTTTATCGAAGCGCTTAAATCCCCGACGAACCCGTACCGTGATTTCTATATCTGGCGCAAACCGGCGGCTGACGGCGGCCCGCCAAACGATTTCCGCTCGTACTTTGGCGGCAGCGGCTGGGCGTTTGACGAAACGAGCGGCGAATATTATCTACATCAGTTTTCTAAGCGCCAGCCGGATCTCAACTGGGAAAACCCGCGCGTTCACGAAGAAGTTCACGCCATGATGAACCGCTGGCTGGATAAAGGCATCGGTGGCTTCCGCATGGACGTTATCGATCTGATCGGCAAAGAAGTGGACGCGCAGATCATGGCGAACGGCAAAAATCTGCATGCGCTTATCCGCCAGATGAACCGCGCCACCTTCGGCAAAGGCGATTATGTGACGGTCGGTGAAGCCTGGAGCGCCTCACCGGAAGATGCGTTGCTCTACAGCGATGCGGATCGCGAAGAGCTGTCGATGGTTTTCCAGTTCGACCACATCAAACAGTTCTGGGACGAGCATGCGGGCAAATGGCGCAGCAGGCCGTTTGAGCTTGCCGCCTTCAAGGCGACCATCGACAAATGGCAGACGGCGCTGGCCCATGAAGGCTGGAACTCGCTGTTCTGGAGCAACCATGACCTGCCGCGCGCGGTGTCGAAATTCGGTGACGAGGGCGAGTTCCGCGAGGCGTCCGCCAAAATGCTTGGCACCGCGCTGCATTGCCTGAAAGGCACGCCGTATATCTATCAGGGCGAAGAGATCGGCATGACGAATGTGCGCTTCGGGAACATCGATGAATACCGCGATATCGAAAGCCTGAATCTCTACAAAGAGCGTCTGGAAGCAGGCACCAGCCATGAAGAGATGATGCTCGGCATTCACGCCAACGGGCGCGATAACGCGCGCACGCCGATGCAGTGGGACGACAGCCCGAATGCAGGTTTCACCACCGGTACGCCGTGGATTGCTGTCAACCCCAACTACCGCGAAATCAACGTCGCTGCCGCACTTGCCGAGCCGGACTCGATTCTCTGGCATTACCAGAAGTTAGTGGCGTTGCGTAAGCAGTATCCGATTCTGGTTTATGGCGATTTCCAGCAGGTTTTGCCGGAGCATCCGCAGGTTTTCGCCTGGCTAAGAACGCTTGGCGATGAGCACCTGCTGGTGGTCAATAATTTCTGCGCTGAATATCTCACGCTGGAAATTCCACAGGCTATTCAGAACTGGCACGGCGAATGTTTAATCAGCAACTATGCGCCGCGTGACCAGTTGGCGGTGAGTCTTGAGCTTCAACCTTATGAATCTTTTGCACTATTAATCGGGAGGTAA